A single region of the Pseudomonas sp. GGS8 genome encodes:
- the coaD gene encoding pantetheine-phosphate adenylyltransferase — MNRVLYPGTFDPITKGHGDLVERASRLFDHVIIAVAASPKKNPLFPLEQRVELAREVTKHLPNVEVVGFSTLLAHFAKEQNANVFLRGLRAVSDFEYEFQLANMNRQLAPDVESLFLTPSERYSFISSTLVREIAALGGDITKFVHPVVADALTLRFKK, encoded by the coding sequence ATGAACCGAGTGTTGTACCCAGGTACCTTCGACCCTATTACCAAGGGCCATGGCGATCTGGTCGAACGCGCCTCGCGCCTGTTCGATCACGTGATCATCGCCGTAGCCGCCAGCCCGAAGAAAAACCCGCTGTTTCCCTTGGAACAACGTGTGGAGCTGGCCCGCGAGGTCACCAAACATTTGCCGAACGTTGAAGTCGTCGGTTTCTCGACACTGCTCGCGCATTTCGCCAAAGAGCAGAACGCCAATGTGTTCCTGCGTGGTTTGCGCGCGGTGTCGGACTTCGAATACGAATTCCAGCTGGCCAACATGAACCGCCAACTGGCACCGGATGTGGAAAGCCTGTTTCTTACCCCGTCCGAGCGTTATTCGTTCATTTCCTCGACACTGGTCCGTGAAATCGCGGCCCTGGGCGGCGATATCACCAAGTTCGTCCACCCGGTGGTGGCCGACGCCCTCACCCTGCGTTTCAAGAAGTAG
- a CDS encoding SagB family peptide dehydrogenase: MQINPYLFILPRTPGQIVWDYKNHKQFELSLEYSSRLTQLINNPELYNDSNIVDTQLLNAGILTTSIKGTVEWGWDELSKIFHIGTKNIPCEHVPQDIHEWSRHYLDHCTEVLAAPAPSNRPTERQARELIDLPKPSCLPEGSLANVLIGRKTCRTFTDAAVSLEAIGTLLYLSLGYLHERENDVDETLVEGLDARRSSPSGGGLNACEGFLHVHNVSGLKPGLYAYHPTDHALSFVNPTPDSPLGQLLCGQHFINNLPVGLFITSRFDKLWWKYEHSRAYRMAFVEAGHISQTFQLVATALGLNTWLTGALADDQVEVLLGIEDSAEQPLFFVGCGYSDGQMMCKELKDLLSRREPQQ; the protein is encoded by the coding sequence ATGCAGATAAACCCATATCTATTCATACTTCCTCGCACGCCCGGCCAAATAGTCTGGGATTACAAAAACCACAAACAATTTGAACTAAGCCTTGAATACTCAAGCAGACTTACGCAACTTATCAACAACCCTGAACTGTATAACGACAGCAACATAGTTGACACTCAACTCCTGAACGCAGGAATACTGACAACATCAATAAAAGGTACTGTTGAATGGGGTTGGGATGAACTGTCGAAAATATTCCATATCGGTACCAAAAACATCCCCTGCGAACATGTCCCTCAGGATATTCATGAATGGTCGAGACACTACCTGGACCATTGCACCGAAGTGCTGGCCGCGCCTGCTCCGAGCAACCGGCCCACAGAACGCCAGGCGCGGGAGCTGATTGACCTGCCAAAACCCTCCTGCCTGCCGGAAGGGTCTCTTGCCAACGTCCTGATCGGCCGAAAAACCTGCCGCACCTTTACGGATGCAGCGGTTTCACTGGAAGCTATCGGCACGCTGCTTTACCTGTCCCTTGGCTACTTGCATGAGCGCGAAAACGATGTTGACGAAACCCTTGTCGAGGGTCTCGATGCCCGGCGCAGCAGCCCATCCGGCGGCGGGCTGAATGCCTGCGAAGGCTTTCTTCATGTACACAACGTCAGCGGCCTGAAACCCGGGCTCTACGCCTACCATCCCACCGACCACGCCTTGAGTTTCGTCAACCCGACACCTGACTCACCACTGGGGCAGTTGCTGTGCGGGCAGCACTTCATCAACAACCTGCCCGTGGGCCTGTTCATCACCAGTCGGTTCGACAAGCTGTGGTGGAAATATGAACACTCGCGAGCCTACCGAATGGCCTTCGTGGAAGCAGGGCATATTTCTCAAACATTCCAACTGGTAGCCACTGCGCTGGGGCTGAACACCTGGCTGACGGGGGCGCTGGCCGATGATCAGGTCGAGGTCTTGCTGGGGATCGAGGACAGTGCAGAACAACCGTTGTTTTTTGTCGGCTGTGGCTACAGCGACGGGCAAATGATGTGTAAGGAGTTGAAAGATCTTCTGAGCCGTCGGGAGCCGCAACAATGA
- a CDS encoding SGNH/GDSL hydrolase family protein, protein MRRSQGLFTAWMFAVLIGYGCLPANGSTELTQQSDELTSPEEPQVAPALNLIKLVRKLKASHSTSVNIVQLGDSHTAADLFTGEMRRLFQEQYGEGGIGFIAAVPVSGTRYNQVVLSTISGQWSLISSRNQYSGEFPLGGYLSLPMTPGAQVHIDLRESNERKYRISALYRALSNSRLLVRDAESSFSVELLATSGQWRFGPESNPMSLPVDLTITRNQAVELGGWDIESLVDSGVTYSALGVNGATLAILDKWQDGWQRNLQALHPDLLVLAYGGNEAFDDGLDLALYKAGLNEKLALLRRILPDVVLLLIGPADSIKQRSANSCAGRQPENLAQIIQIQRQAALKAAALFWDWQAYMGGACSIERWQSEHLAQDDLIHLNGEGYRRSAGELYRYLQVQLMGK, encoded by the coding sequence ATGCGGCGATCACAAGGTCTCTTCACTGCGTGGATGTTTGCCGTACTGATCGGATACGGTTGCCTGCCTGCAAATGGGTCAACCGAATTAACACAGCAAAGTGATGAGCTCACTTCACCGGAAGAGCCTCAAGTGGCCCCGGCCCTGAATTTGATTAAGCTGGTGCGTAAGCTCAAGGCATCGCACAGCACGTCGGTCAATATCGTGCAATTGGGCGACTCCCATACGGCGGCTGACCTGTTTACCGGTGAGATGCGTCGATTGTTTCAGGAGCAATACGGCGAAGGCGGTATTGGCTTCATCGCGGCGGTGCCTGTGTCGGGCACCCGTTACAATCAAGTTGTACTCTCGACAATCAGTGGCCAATGGAGCCTGATCTCCAGTCGCAACCAGTACAGTGGCGAGTTTCCATTGGGTGGCTATCTGTCACTGCCGATGACTCCGGGCGCCCAGGTGCATATTGATTTACGAGAATCAAATGAGCGGAAATATCGAATTTCTGCGCTGTATCGGGCGCTTTCCAATAGTCGCCTGTTGGTCAGAGATGCGGAAAGCTCTTTCAGCGTCGAGCTGTTGGCAACATCTGGACAGTGGCGTTTCGGCCCAGAGAGCAATCCTATGAGTCTGCCGGTGGACCTGACGATCACCCGCAATCAGGCAGTGGAGCTTGGGGGGTGGGACATCGAGTCGCTGGTAGATAGTGGGGTGACTTACTCCGCGCTGGGTGTTAATGGGGCGACACTGGCGATTCTCGATAAGTGGCAAGACGGGTGGCAAAGAAACTTGCAAGCGTTGCACCCTGATTTGCTGGTGCTCGCGTATGGGGGTAACGAAGCATTTGATGACGGTCTGGACTTGGCGCTCTATAAGGCTGGCCTGAATGAAAAGCTCGCTCTGTTACGGCGTATCCTGCCTGATGTTGTGCTCTTGTTAATCGGACCAGCAGACTCGATAAAGCAACGGTCCGCCAATTCGTGTGCTGGGCGCCAGCCTGAAAACCTGGCTCAGATCATTCAAATTCAGAGGCAAGCGGCATTAAAGGCCGCAGCCTTGTTCTGGGACTGGCAAGCGTACATGGGCGGAGCCTGTTCAATTGAGCGTTGGCAGTCAGAGCATTTGGCTCAAGACGATCTTATTCACCTGAATGGTGAAGGCTATAGAAGAAGCGCGGGCGAACTTTACCGTTATCTGCAAGTTCAGCTGATGGGGAAGTGA
- a CDS encoding MFS transporter, with amino-acid sequence MAEGQSAATVKQRRGAVSLLLAMVLLGVFPLDVLLPSFPALAEHFRSTPADIALSISLFAVGIAVSQLLIGPLSDVIGRKGLLLAGITISMLGAVGCTLTSDYVHFLLFRVIQALGCGCFVLSQALIQDLFEGEERDRLRILMVTATGVFISISPLAGTFLQATLGWQSSFWAFTALAGIVLLKACFFLENTRPTATGARPNIFQPYRRVLCDFDFLSYWLISAFAFACHFSFIVISPLIFMDQLQLSAYDFSLILLVYGGAYIVGGTVATLLGKRISPGHQVISGLSLILLSGLIMLYLSSHFTLSPITVLIPMLICTAGTTIARPAATSKAMSLFPENAGTSASAGSTVIFICGGLISALISLSPANLQSTLGYSFIILSSVALALNSRIHSRAKSPRASPSVE; translated from the coding sequence ATGGCTGAAGGACAATCCGCGGCAACCGTCAAACAACGTCGGGGGGCGGTCAGCCTGTTGTTGGCCATGGTGCTGCTTGGCGTGTTCCCGCTGGATGTCCTGCTGCCCTCGTTCCCGGCGCTCGCCGAACACTTTCGCAGCACCCCCGCCGATATTGCGCTGTCGATCAGCCTGTTTGCCGTCGGCATAGCAGTCTCTCAACTGCTGATCGGGCCGCTGTCGGATGTGATCGGGCGCAAAGGACTGTTGCTCGCTGGAATAACCATCTCGATGCTGGGTGCGGTGGGCTGCACACTGACCTCGGACTATGTTCACTTCCTGCTGTTCCGTGTGATTCAGGCACTCGGCTGCGGGTGTTTCGTGCTGTCACAAGCATTGATCCAGGACCTGTTCGAGGGCGAGGAGCGTGACCGGTTGCGGATCCTGATGGTGACTGCCACCGGTGTTTTCATCTCAATCTCACCGTTGGCTGGCACGTTCCTGCAAGCCACGCTGGGCTGGCAAAGCAGTTTCTGGGCGTTTACCGCACTGGCTGGAATAGTGTTGCTCAAAGCCTGTTTTTTTCTCGAAAACACTCGGCCCACGGCAACCGGAGCGCGACCAAATATCTTCCAGCCCTACCGCCGGGTCTTGTGCGATTTCGACTTTCTGTCCTACTGGCTGATTTCAGCCTTTGCATTCGCCTGCCATTTTTCCTTCATCGTGATTTCGCCGCTGATTTTCATGGATCAACTCCAGCTATCGGCCTATGACTTCTCGCTGATCCTGCTGGTGTATGGCGGCGCCTACATTGTCGGCGGCACGGTTGCGACGCTGCTGGGTAAACGTATCAGTCCCGGTCATCAAGTCATTAGCGGGCTGAGCCTGATCCTGCTGTCCGGCCTGATCATGCTTTACCTCTCAAGTCACTTTACGCTGTCCCCGATCACCGTCCTGATACCGATGCTCATCTGTACCGCCGGAACCACCATCGCCCGACCGGCCGCCACGTCCAAAGCCATGAGCCTGTTCCCCGAAAATGCGGGAACCTCGGCGTCGGCCGGCAGCACGGTGATTTTCATCTGCGGCGGGTTGATCAGTGCGCTCATCAGCCTGAGCCCGGCCAACCTGCAATCCACGCTGGGATACAGCTTCATCATTTTGAGCAGCGTGGCGCTGGCGCTCAACAGTCGTATCCATAGCCGAGCCAAAAGCCCGAGAGCCAGCCCAAGCGTCGAATAA
- the mutM gene encoding bifunctional DNA-formamidopyrimidine glycosylase/DNA-(apurinic or apyrimidinic site) lyase: MPELPEVETTRRGIAPHLEGQRVSRVIVRERRLRWPIPEDLDVRLSGQRIVLVERRAKYLLINAEVGTLISHLGMSGNLRLVEAGLPAAKHEHVDIELESGLALRYTDPRRFGAMLWSLDPLNHELLVRLGPEPLTDLFDGERLFQQSRGRSMAVKPFIMDNAVVVGVGNIYATEALFAAGIDPRREAKSISRARYLKLAIEIKRILALAIERGGTTLRDFIGGDGQPGYFQQELFVYGRGGEHCKVCGTGLREVKLGQRASVFCPRCQS, encoded by the coding sequence ATGCCTGAACTGCCGGAAGTCGAAACCACCCGCCGCGGAATTGCACCGCACCTGGAAGGCCAGCGCGTCAGCCGGGTGATCGTGCGTGAGCGCCGTCTGCGCTGGCCGATCCCCGAAGACCTGGATGTGCGGCTGTCCGGCCAGCGCATCGTGCTGGTGGAGCGGCGGGCCAAGTACCTGCTGATCAATGCCGAGGTCGGTACGCTGATCAGTCATTTGGGCATGTCGGGGAATCTGCGGCTGGTGGAAGCCGGATTGCCGGCGGCCAAGCATGAGCATGTGGACATCGAGCTGGAGTCGGGCCTGGCCCTGCGTTACACCGACCCGCGCCGGTTCGGGGCGATGCTCTGGAGTCTCGACCCACTGAACCACGAACTGCTGGTTCGCCTGGGGCCGGAGCCGTTGACCGATCTGTTCGATGGCGAGCGACTGTTCCAGCAATCCCGTGGGCGCTCCATGGCGGTCAAGCCGTTCATCATGGATAACGCGGTGGTGGTCGGCGTCGGCAATATCTACGCGACCGAAGCGTTGTTTGCTGCCGGCATCGACCCGCGCCGCGAAGCCAAGAGTATTTCCCGTGCGCGCTATTTGAAGCTGGCGATCGAGATCAAGCGCATCCTGGCCCTCGCCATCGAGCGGGGCGGCACCACGTTGCGGGACTTTATCGGCGGCGACGGCCAGCCGGGTTACTTTCAGCAGGAACTGTTCGTGTACGGCCGTGGCGGTGAACACTGCAAGGTCTGTGGCACGGGGCTGCGAGAAGTCAAACTTGGGCAGCGCGCCAGCGTCTTTTGTCCGCGCTGTCAGAGCTGA
- a CDS encoding multidrug transporter: MNLFRTLVFTLLLSVGAPALATENGSGDPRYTIQNPPAYAMLGDLLIARPLLVVATVIGAGAFVVSLPFTALGGGIGDAGQALVVDPAKAAFVRCLGCIGEGFEQRE, encoded by the coding sequence ATGAATCTGTTTCGAACCCTTGTCTTCACGCTGCTGCTGAGCGTCGGTGCGCCCGCGTTGGCTACTGAGAACGGCAGTGGAGACCCGCGTTACACCATCCAGAATCCACCGGCCTACGCCATGCTTGGCGATCTACTGATTGCCCGACCGTTGCTGGTGGTGGCGACGGTGATCGGTGCCGGGGCGTTTGTGGTGTCGCTGCCATTTACCGCACTGGGCGGCGGCATTGGCGATGCAGGGCAGGCCTTGGTGGTCGATCCGGCAAAAGCCGCATTTGTGCGGTGCCTTGGGTGTATCGGGGAGGGGTTTGAGCAGCGGGAGTGA
- the ilvD gene encoding dihydroxy-acid dehydratase, translating into MPDYRSKTSTHGRNMAGARALWRATGMKDDDFKKPIIAIANSFTQFVPGHVHLKDLGQLVAREIERAGGVAKEFNTIAVDDGIAMGHDGMLYSLPSREIIADSVEYMVNAHCADAIVCISNCDKITPGMLMAALRLNIPVIFVSGGPMEAGKTKLASHGLDLVDAMVIAADSSASDEKVAEYERSACPTCGSCSGMFTANSMNCLTEALGLALPGNGSTLATHSDREQLFLQAGRTIVELCKRYYGENDESVLPRNIANFKAFENAMTLDIAMGGSTNTILHLLAAAQEAEIDFDLRDIDRLSRHVPQLCKVAPNIQKYHMEDVHRAGGIFSILGSLARGGLLHTDLPTVHSKTMAEGIAKWDITQTNDEAVHHFFKAGPAGIPTQTAFSQSTRWETLDDDRENGCIRSVEHAYSKEGGLAVLYGNIALDGCVVKTAGVDESIHVFEGNAKIFESQDSAVRGILADEVKAGDIVIIRYEGPKGGPGMQEMLYPTSYLKSKGLGKACALLTDGRFSGGTSGLSIGHASPEAAAGGAIGLVQDGDKVLIDIPNRSINLLISDEELAARRVEQDKKGWKPVEKRPRKVTTALKAYALLATSADKGAVRNKAMLDGL; encoded by the coding sequence ATGCCTGATTACCGCTCGAAAACATCCACCCACGGCCGCAACATGGCCGGTGCTCGCGCACTGTGGCGCGCCACGGGGATGAAAGATGACGACTTCAAGAAGCCGATCATCGCCATTGCCAACTCCTTTACCCAGTTCGTACCGGGCCATGTGCACCTCAAGGACCTGGGTCAACTGGTCGCTCGCGAAATCGAACGGGCCGGCGGCGTAGCCAAAGAATTCAACACCATCGCCGTGGATGACGGTATCGCCATGGGCCACGACGGCATGCTCTATTCGCTGCCGAGCCGCGAGATCATCGCCGACTCCGTCGAATACATGGTCAACGCTCACTGCGCCGACGCCATCGTCTGCATCTCCAACTGCGACAAGATCACCCCTGGCATGCTGATGGCCGCCTTGCGCCTGAACATCCCGGTGATCTTCGTGTCTGGCGGCCCGATGGAAGCCGGCAAGACCAAACTGGCCAGCCACGGCCTCGACCTGGTCGACGCCATGGTGATTGCCGCCGACTCCAGCGCCTCTGACGAGAAGGTCGCCGAGTACGAGCGTAGCGCCTGCCCTACTTGCGGCTCCTGCTCCGGCATGTTCACCGCCAACTCGATGAACTGCCTGACCGAAGCCCTCGGCCTCGCGTTGCCGGGCAACGGTTCGACCCTGGCTACCCACAGCGACCGCGAACAGCTGTTCCTGCAAGCCGGCCGCACCATCGTCGAGCTGTGCAAGCGTTATTACGGCGAGAACGACGAGTCGGTGTTGCCGCGCAACATCGCCAACTTCAAAGCGTTCGAAAACGCCATGACCCTGGACATCGCCATGGGCGGTTCCACCAACACCATCCTCCACTTGCTGGCCGCGGCTCAGGAAGCCGAGATCGATTTCGACCTGCGCGACATCGACCGCCTCTCCCGCCATGTACCACAACTGTGCAAGGTCGCGCCGAACATCCAGAAGTACCACATGGAAGACGTGCACCGTGCCGGCGGGATCTTCAGCATCCTCGGCTCCCTGGCCCGTGGCGGCCTGTTGCACACCGACCTGCCGACCGTACACAGCAAGACCATGGCCGAAGGTATCGCCAAGTGGGACATCACCCAGACCAATGACGAAGCGGTGCATCACTTCTTCAAGGCTGGCCCCGCGGGCATCCCGACGCAAACCGCGTTCAGCCAGTCGACCCGTTGGGAAACCCTGGATGACGACCGTGAAAACGGCTGCATCCGCAGTGTCGAACACGCTTACTCGAAAGAAGGTGGCCTGGCCGTTCTGTACGGCAACATCGCGCTGGACGGTTGCGTGGTGAAAACCGCGGGTGTCGACGAGTCGATCCATGTCTTCGAAGGCAACGCGAAGATCTTCGAAAGCCAGGACAGCGCCGTACGCGGCATCCTTGCCGACGAAGTGAAGGCCGGCGATATCGTGATCATTCGTTACGAAGGCCCGAAAGGCGGCCCGGGCATGCAGGAAATGCTCTACCCGACCTCTTACCTGAAATCCAAAGGCCTGGGCAAAGCCTGCGCCCTGCTCACCGACGGCCGTTTCTCCGGCGGTACTTCGGGCTTGTCCATCGGCCACGCTTCGCCAGAAGCCGCTGCCGGCGGCGCGATCGGTCTGGTGCAGGATGGCGACAAGGTCCTGATCGACATTCCGAACCGCTCGATCAACCTGTTGATCAGCGACGAAGAACTGGCCGCGCGCCGGGTCGAGCAGGACAAGAAAGGCTGGAAGCCGGTGGAAAAGCGTCCACGTAAAGTGACCACCGCCCTGAAAGCCTATGCCCTGTTGGCCACCAGCGCCGACAAAGGTGCCGTGCGTAACAAAGCGATGCTCGACGGGCTGTAA
- a CDS encoding YfhL family 4Fe-4S dicluster ferredoxin, giving the protein MSLIITDDCINCDVCEPECPNAAISQGEEIYVIDPNLCTQCVGHYDEPQCQQVCPVDCIPLDEAHPETEEQLMEKYRKITGKA; this is encoded by the coding sequence ATGTCCCTGATCATCACCGACGATTGCATCAACTGCGACGTCTGCGAACCCGAGTGCCCGAACGCCGCCATTTCCCAGGGCGAAGAGATCTATGTGATCGACCCGAACCTGTGCACGCAATGTGTCGGCCACTATGACGAACCGCAATGCCAGCAGGTCTGTCCTGTGGATTGCATTCCGCTGGACGAGGCCCATCCGGAAACTGAAGAACAGTTGATGGAGAAGTACCGCAAGATTACCGGTAAGGCTTGA
- a CDS encoding class I SAM-dependent rRNA methyltransferase, with protein sequence MSLPSLRLKANADRRLRNGHLWVYSNEIDVAATPLHGFKAGDQAILEAAGGKPLGIVAMSPNNLICARLLSRDIKLPLDKSLLVHRLNVALSLRDRLFDKPFYRLVYGDSDLLPGLVVDRFGDILVVQIASATMEAHKDDVIAALTQVLKPSGILFKNDSAARDAEGLNRYVETVFGLVPEWVALEENGVKFEAPVIQGQKTGWFYDHRMNRARLAPYAKGKRVLDLYSYIGGWGVQAAAFGASEVFCVDASAFALDGVERNAALNGFAEKMTCIEGDVFEALKELKASEERFDVIVADPPAFIKRKKDMKNGEGAYRRLNEQAMRLLSKDGILVSASCSMHLPEDDLQNILLTSARHLDRNIQMLERGGQGPDHPVHPAIAETRYIKSITCRLLPNS encoded by the coding sequence ATGTCCCTGCCTAGCCTGCGCCTCAAAGCCAATGCCGACCGACGCCTGCGCAACGGTCACCTGTGGGTCTACAGCAACGAAATCGATGTAGCCGCTACGCCTTTGCACGGTTTCAAGGCGGGCGATCAGGCGATCCTCGAAGCCGCCGGCGGCAAGCCACTGGGCATCGTTGCCATGAGCCCGAACAATCTGATCTGCGCCCGCCTGCTGTCGCGCGACATCAAGTTGCCGCTGGACAAGTCGCTGCTGGTGCATCGCCTGAACGTCGCCCTGTCGCTGCGCGATCGCCTGTTCGACAAGCCGTTCTATCGCCTGGTCTATGGCGACTCCGACCTGCTGCCAGGCCTGGTGGTCGACCGTTTCGGCGACATCCTGGTGGTCCAGATCGCTTCGGCGACCATGGAAGCCCATAAAGATGACGTGATCGCGGCGCTGACCCAAGTGCTCAAGCCAAGCGGCATCCTGTTCAAGAACGACTCCGCTGCCCGTGACGCCGAAGGCCTCAATCGTTACGTCGAAACCGTGTTCGGCCTGGTGCCGGAGTGGGTGGCGCTGGAAGAGAACGGCGTGAAGTTCGAAGCGCCGGTCATCCAGGGCCAGAAAACCGGCTGGTTCTATGACCACCGCATGAACCGCGCGCGTCTGGCACCTTATGCCAAAGGCAAACGCGTACTGGACTTGTACAGCTACATTGGCGGCTGGGGCGTGCAAGCGGCCGCCTTCGGCGCCAGTGAAGTGTTCTGCGTCGATGCTTCAGCCTTCGCCCTCGACGGCGTCGAGCGCAACGCCGCACTGAACGGCTTCGCCGAAAAAATGACCTGCATTGAAGGTGACGTGTTCGAAGCCCTCAAAGAGCTGAAAGCCAGCGAAGAGCGTTTCGACGTCATCGTGGCCGACCCTCCTGCCTTCATCAAACGCAAGAAAGACATGAAAAACGGTGAAGGCGCCTACCGTCGCCTGAACGAACAAGCCATGCGCCTGCTCAGCAAGGACGGCATCCTGGTCAGCGCGTCGTGCTCGATGCACCTGCCGGAAGACGATCTGCAGAACATCCTGCTGACCAGCGCCCGTCACCTGGACCGCAACATCCAGATGCTGGAGCGCGGCGGACAAGGCCCGGATCATCCGGTTCACCCAGCCATTGCCGAAACCCGCTACATCAAAAGCATCACCTGCCGTCTGCTGCCCAACAGCTGA
- a CDS encoding HDOD domain-containing protein: MPPQPQIMVDLQMEQYMPDPDLEVIAKLISQDPGLSGALLKIVNSPYYGLSNKITAIQRAVNLLGSRSIINLINAQSIKSELNDDAIVTLNRFWDTAQDVAMTCLSLAKRVGVQAGDEAYALGLFHDCGIPLMLKKFPDYMKVLEQAYASASAECRVVDTENRHYNTNHAVVGYYTAKSWRLPEHVTQAIANHHNALAIFSDESSRNTPLKNLLAILKMAEHICASFRVLGNQSEDHEWNNVGHLVLDYIGLSEYDFETQKQEIRDLATR; encoded by the coding sequence GTGCCGCCCCAGCCGCAGATCATGGTGGATCTGCAGATGGAGCAATATATGCCCGACCCGGACCTGGAGGTGATCGCCAAGCTGATCTCCCAGGACCCTGGCCTTTCCGGCGCCTTGTTGAAAATCGTCAATTCGCCGTACTACGGCTTGAGTAACAAGATCACCGCGATCCAGCGAGCAGTAAACCTGTTGGGCAGTCGTTCGATCATCAACCTGATCAACGCGCAGTCGATCAAGAGCGAGCTGAACGACGACGCAATCGTCACCCTCAACCGTTTCTGGGACACGGCGCAGGACGTGGCGATGACCTGCCTGAGCCTGGCCAAGCGCGTCGGTGTCCAGGCCGGTGATGAAGCTTATGCGTTGGGCCTGTTCCACGATTGCGGCATCCCGCTGATGCTCAAGAAATTCCCCGATTACATGAAAGTGCTGGAACAGGCCTATGCCAGCGCCAGCGCCGAATGCCGCGTGGTGGATACCGAAAACAGGCATTACAACACCAACCATGCGGTGGTCGGGTATTACACCGCCAAGTCCTGGCGCCTGCCGGAGCACGTCACCCAGGCTATTGCCAATCATCACAACGCCCTGGCCATTTTCAGCGATGAATCCTCGCGTAATACACCGCTGAAAAATCTGCTGGCCATTCTGAAGATGGCCGAGCACATCTGTGCCTCCTTCCGAGTGTTGGGCAACCAGTCTGAAGACCATGAATGGAACAACGTCGGGCACCTTGTGCTCGATTACATCGGTTTGTCGGAATACGATTTCGAAACCCAGAAACAAGAGATTCGCGACCTCGCCACCCGTTGA
- a CDS encoding diiron oxygenase, with protein MTTPIIAPLDHPVSWAHRYTLGDWNTRASVRTSEHDYLLPPDLEQQLETRHWFPPGFLAYLTHPAIKAAGQTVIHRLSANHLVYFLDYTTLLEHRIVNRSVETIIHDELNVHIPARMKTAALQLYTDEGYHALFSNSLAEQVAMFYGISRRPVMPHRIMRLNALLDGAPERYRALAWFLVGFVSETIIAKELLDACRNDLVSSVQAMLRDHLADEARHSRYFSEVFHYLWLTLNSPQRTFVAKALPDIIRMFFEADERWMRESLHSAALGDTTVTEILSGLTSPQATHQRARSGAGATLQALKKAGFFDLSSNQQLFIKAGLIDG; from the coding sequence ATGACCACGCCCATCATTGCCCCGTTGGACCACCCCGTGTCCTGGGCTCATCGTTACACCCTGGGCGACTGGAATACCCGCGCGTCGGTGCGCACCAGCGAACACGACTATCTATTACCGCCAGACCTGGAACAGCAACTGGAAACGCGCCACTGGTTTCCTCCGGGCTTCCTGGCTTACCTGACTCACCCCGCTATCAAAGCGGCAGGTCAAACCGTCATCCATCGGCTGTCGGCCAATCATCTGGTGTACTTCCTCGACTACACCACCTTGCTTGAGCACCGCATCGTCAACCGTTCCGTGGAAACCATCATCCATGATGAACTGAATGTCCACATTCCCGCACGGATGAAGACCGCCGCACTTCAGCTTTATACCGACGAGGGATATCACGCCCTGTTCTCCAATAGCCTTGCCGAACAGGTTGCCATGTTCTACGGGATCAGCCGGCGTCCGGTCATGCCCCACCGCATCATGCGATTGAATGCCCTGCTTGATGGCGCCCCTGAAAGATACAGGGCGCTGGCCTGGTTTCTCGTCGGGTTCGTGTCGGAGACGATCATTGCCAAGGAACTGCTCGATGCCTGCCGTAACGACCTGGTTTCCAGCGTCCAGGCAATGCTCAGGGATCATCTGGCGGACGAGGCGCGCCATAGTCGCTATTTCTCTGAAGTGTTCCATTACCTGTGGCTGACGCTGAACAGCCCTCAACGCACGTTTGTCGCCAAAGCGCTGCCGGACATCATCCGGATGTTCTTCGAGGCCGATGAGCGATGGATGCGGGAAAGCCTGCACAGCGCGGCGCTTGGCGACACTACCGTCACGGAAATTCTCAGCGGACTGACCAGCCCCCAAGCCACCCATCAACGGGCGCGATCCGGTGCTGGCGCAACGCTTCAGGCGTTGAAAAAAGCGGGCTTCTTCGACCTGTCCTCCAACCAGCAACTGTTCATAAAGGCAGGGCTTATCGATGGCTGA